One Triplophysa rosa linkage group LG9, Trosa_1v2, whole genome shotgun sequence genomic window carries:
- the eif2ak3 gene encoding eukaryotic translation initiation factor 2-alpha kinase 3 isoform X2, with protein sequence MERGFQFGNVCISLLLLLVLRTLTGTLQSQSLSERELEAVPTPDTKAAEDAAVMERALDSVGGAPGIGEVTVEDDDYGSTGDSEEPSGDSDTNFSQRRRVLVIISTLDGRIAALDPLNQGRKQWDLDVGSGCLVSSSLSKPEIFGNKMFIPSLDGALFQWNRDRESMEAVPFSVESLLDSSYRIGEDTVLVGGKSLTTYGLGAYSGKLRYICSAVGCSRWGDEEGEPEDVLLLQRTQKTVRAVRPRNGFEKWNFSVGNFELKFVPEIQSNLNFLEGEATNGETWHEVRHQAQRVIQEESDAQTKNHAKTHSNSHAQVEGLDLVIKVSVPDWKVMAFSTKPEGQLIWEHQFCTPIASAWLVGGGKVTPISLFDDTTYTANSDTETQDDDDIMEEARGATESSVYLGMFQGQLYLQSSVRNSEKFPSKPKALNGRGSNTDMIPPPTVKWKPLIHSPSRTPVLVGSEEFDKCLNNDKFSHEEYSNGALSILQYPYDNGYYFPYSPRYRSRRDETAISVLLKKDGENSQMRRKDPVLLLPWWKEILGTIIFCIAATTYIVRKFFHPPTAYQRKESETQCQTDSKFELDGKEPEEVVITETRPSEYVSRYLTDFEPVQCLGRGGFGVVFEARNKVDDCNYAIKRIRLPNRELAREKVMREVKALAKLEHPGIIRYFNAWQESPPQGWQEDMDKRWLKDASTADWLLSSPEHMEAFSVKVPVATPSPVDSSCMCAAGGDTSVCAGDQVCVDGLLPDSMMSERDSQADPDAVLEVSNSPHSFELCPPRTVAHGDCTSSSFDIVFEDSGCEHQDNDSDLSGSTPVPPACPSRSGSKPQCSSTGPPSSSPPRPTSLNLAPSTPCSAVRPPLTPKVYLYIQMQLCRKENLKDWMAQRCLPEQREHMQCLDIFLQIAEAVDFLHSKGLMHRDLKPSNIFFTMDDVVKVGDFGLVTYMDQEEDDEDLSTLTPMPVYARHTGQVGTKLYMSPEQLSGNSYSHKVDIYSLGLILFELLYPFRTQMERVRTLTEVRALQFPVAFCRANVHEAQMIRCMLSRIPAERPEASEITEAPLFQELEVPCRIRQRTRTYSASSAGRPTRQISSSNSN encoded by the exons ATGGAAAGGGGGTTTCAGTTTGGAAACGTGTGCATATCGCTGCTTCTGTTGCTTGTTTTGAGAACGTTAACGGGCACTTTGCAAAGTCAGTCTCTCTCGGAGAGGGAACTCGAAGCGGTCCCGACGCCAGATACAAAGGCGGCAGAAGATGCTGCCGTTATGGAGCGGGCACTGGACAGCGTCGGAGGAGCCCCTGGCATCGGAGAAGTGACCGTAGAGGACGACGACTACGGCTCGACCGGAGACAGCGAGGAACCCTCTGGAGACAGCGACACAAACTTCTCTCAACGAAGGAG GGTTCTGGTGATCATCAGCACTTTGGATGGAAGAATCGCAGCTCTGGATCCTCTAAACCAGGGACGCAAGCAGTGGGACCTGGATGTTGGCTCAGGATGTCTAGTCTCCTCTAGTCTCAGCAAACCTGAG ATTTTTGGGAATAAGATGTTCATTCCGTCTTTGGATGGAGCGTTGTTCCAGTGGAACAGGGATCGGGAGAGTATGGAGGCTGTCCCCTTCAGCGTCGAGTCCCTGTTGGACTCTTCGTACCGCATCGGAGAGGATACTGTGCTGGTGGGCGGCAAGTCCCTCACCACATATGGCCTAGGAGCATATAGTGGCAAG TTGAGGTATATTTGTTCGGCGGTGGGCTGTAGTCGGTGGGGGGATGAGGAAGGGGAGCCAGAGGACGTTCTGCTACTCCAGAGAACACAGAAAACTGTCAGAGCAGTGAGACCCCGCAACGGCTTTGAGAA ATGGAACTTCAGTGTGGGAAACTTTGAGCTGAAATTCGTCCCTGAGATTCAGTCCAACCTCAACTTCCTGGAGGGGGAGGCGACTAACGGGGAGACATGGCACGAGGTCCGACATCAAGCACAACGCGTGATCCAGGAGGAGAGCGACGCACAAACCAAAAATCATGCTAAAACGCATTCAAACTCGCACGCTCAGGTAGAAGGTTTAGATCTGGTCATCAAAGTCTCTGTGCCAGATTGGAAAGTCATGGCCTTCAGCACCAAACCAGAAGGACAACTGATCTGGGAACATCAG TTTTGCACACCCATTGCCTCTGCATGGCTGGTGGGGGGTGGCAAGGTGACGCCCATCAGTCTTTTTGATGACACGACCTACACCGCCAACTCTGATACTGAGACTCAGGATGACGATGACATCATGGAGGAGGCTCGGGGGGCCACGGAGTCCAGCGTTTACCTGG GGATGTTTCAGGGTCAGTTATACCTTCAGTCTTCTGTGAGAAACTCCGAGAAGTTTCCATCAAAACCCAAAGCTCTTAACGGACGCGGGAGCAACACGGATATGATACCACCGCCTACCGTCAAATGGAAACCCCTCATCC ACTCTCCCTCTCGTACTCCAGTCCTGGTGGGCTCTGAGGAGTTTGATAAGTGTCTGAATAATGATAAATTCTCTCATGAGGAATACAGCAATGGAGCACTGTCTATACTGCAGTACCCGTATG ATAACGGATACTACTTTCCATATAGTCCACGTTACCGCAGTCGGCGTGATGAGACGGCAATAAGTGTTTTGCTAAAGAAGGATGGCGAGAACTCTCAAATGAGAAGAAAAGACCCTGTGCTGCTCCTGCCGTGGTGGAAAGAGATTCTGGGTACCATCATCTTCTGCATCGCTGCCACCACCTACATCGTCCGCAAGTTCTTCCATCCACCCACAGCATAC CAGCGGAAGGAGTCTGAGACACAGTGTCAGACTGACAGCAAGTTTGAATTGGACGGAAAAGAGCCTGAAGAAGTTGTCATCACCGAGACGCGTCCTAGTGAATACGTCTCAAG aTACCTGACAGACTTCGAGCCCGTTCAGTGTTTGGGTCGTGGTGGATTTGGTGTTGTGTTTGAGGCACGCAACAAAGTGGACGACTGCAACTATGCCATCAAGAGGATCCGCCTTCCCAACAG GGAGTTGGCTCGTGAGAAGGTCATGAGAGAAGTGAAGGCGCTCGCTAAGCTGGAACACCCAGGCATCATCCGTTACTTTAACGCTTGGCAGGAGAGTCCGCCTCAGGGCTGGCAGGAGGACATGGATAAACGCTGGCTTAAAGATGCCAG TACTGCTGACTGGCTGCTGAGCTCTCCCGAACACATGGAAGCATTCTCAGTCAAAGTTCCTGTGGCCACTCCCTCTCCGGTGGACTCCTCGTGCATGTGTGCGGCTGGCGGGGATACGAGCGTGTGCGCAGGGGATCAGGTGTGCGTGGACGGTCTGCTGCCGGACAGTATGATGTCAGAACGAGACAGCCAGGCCGATCCAGATGCTGTCCTGGAGGTCTCCAATTCCCCCCACTCCTTCGAGCTCTGCCCTCCCCGTACGGTCGCTCACGGCGACTGCACTTCATCCTCCTTCGATATCGTCTTTGAAGACTCAGGCTGTGAACACCAGGACAATGACAGCGACCTCAGCGGAAGTACACCTGTGCCACCTGCGTGCCCCTCACGATCTGGCTCCAAACCCCAGTGTTCATCTACAGGGCCACCCTCTTCCTCGCCTCCACGGCCCACCTCTCTGAACCTGGCTCCCAGCACCCCCTGCTCTGCCGTACGACCACCGCTCACACCTAAAGTCTACCTGTACATCCAGATGCAGCTGTGCAGGAAGGAGAACCTGAAAGACTGGATGGCACAGAGGTGTCTGCCCGAGCAGAGGGAGCACATGCAGTGTCTGGATATCTTCCTGCAGATTGCAGAGGCTGTGGATTTCTTGCATAGCAAGGGACTTATGCACAGGGATCTCAAG CCGTCTAATATCTTCTTCACCATGGATGACGTGGTGAAGGTGGGAGACTTCGGGCTGGTCACTTACATGGATCAGGAGGAAGATGATGAGGATTTGAGCACCCTCACACCGATGCCAGTCTACGCCCGGCACACCGGCCAAGTGGGCACTAAGCTCTACATGAGCCCTGAGCAG CTGTCTGGGAATTCTTACTCTCACAAGGTGGACATTTATTCGCTCGGCTTGATTCTCTTCGAGCTGCTCTATCCATTCCGCACACAGATGGAGAGAGTCAGG ACACTCACAGAAGTCAGAGCTCTACAGTTTCCTGTTGCTTTCTGTAGGGCTAATGTCCACGAA GCTCAGATGATACGCTGTATGCTCTCCCGAATACCCGCAGAGCGTCCCGAAGCCTCAGAAATCACAGAGGCCCCTCTGTTCCAGGAGCTGGAGGTGCCTTGCAGAATCCGACAACGTACTCGAACATACAGCGCGTCATCTGCAGGGCGACCTACACGACAGATATCCTCATCAAACTCAAACTAG
- the eif2ak3 gene encoding eukaryotic translation initiation factor 2-alpha kinase 3 isoform X1: MERGFQFGNVCISLLLLLVLRTLTGTLQSQSLSERELEAVPTPDTKAAEDAAVMERALDSVGGAPGIGEVTVEDDDYGSTGDSEEPSGDSDTNFSQRRRVLVIISTLDGRIAALDPLNQGRKQWDLDVGSGCLVSSSLSKPEIFGNKMFIPSLDGALFQWNRDRESMEAVPFSVESLLDSSYRIGEDTVLVGGKSLTTYGLGAYSGKLRYICSAVGCSRWGDEEGEPEDVLLLQRTQKTVRAVRPRNGFEKWNFSVGNFELKFVPEIQSNLNFLEGEATNGETWHEVRHQAQRVIQEESDAQTKNHAKTHSNSHAQVEGLDLVIKVSVPDWKVMAFSTKPEGQLIWEHQFCTPIASAWLVGGGKVTPISLFDDTTYTANSDTETQDDDDIMEEARGATESSVYLGMFQGQLYLQSSVRNSEKFPSKPKALNGRGSNTDMIPPPTVKWKPLIHSPSRTPVLVGSEEFDKCLNNDKFSHEEYSNGALSILQYPYDNGYYFPYSPRYRSRRDETAISVLLKKDGENSQMRRKDPVLLLPWWKEILGTIIFCIAATTYIVRKFFHPPTAYVRQRKESETQCQTDSKFELDGKEPEEVVITETRPSEYVSRYLTDFEPVQCLGRGGFGVVFEARNKVDDCNYAIKRIRLPNRELAREKVMREVKALAKLEHPGIIRYFNAWQESPPQGWQEDMDKRWLKDASTADWLLSSPEHMEAFSVKVPVATPSPVDSSCMCAAGGDTSVCAGDQVCVDGLLPDSMMSERDSQADPDAVLEVSNSPHSFELCPPRTVAHGDCTSSSFDIVFEDSGCEHQDNDSDLSGSTPVPPACPSRSGSKPQCSSTGPPSSSPPRPTSLNLAPSTPCSAVRPPLTPKVYLYIQMQLCRKENLKDWMAQRCLPEQREHMQCLDIFLQIAEAVDFLHSKGLMHRDLKPSNIFFTMDDVVKVGDFGLVTYMDQEEDDEDLSTLTPMPVYARHTGQVGTKLYMSPEQLSGNSYSHKVDIYSLGLILFELLYPFRTQMERVRTLTEVRALQFPVAFCRANVHEAQMIRCMLSRIPAERPEASEITEAPLFQELEVPCRIRQRTRTYSASSAGRPTRQISSSNSN, encoded by the exons ATGGAAAGGGGGTTTCAGTTTGGAAACGTGTGCATATCGCTGCTTCTGTTGCTTGTTTTGAGAACGTTAACGGGCACTTTGCAAAGTCAGTCTCTCTCGGAGAGGGAACTCGAAGCGGTCCCGACGCCAGATACAAAGGCGGCAGAAGATGCTGCCGTTATGGAGCGGGCACTGGACAGCGTCGGAGGAGCCCCTGGCATCGGAGAAGTGACCGTAGAGGACGACGACTACGGCTCGACCGGAGACAGCGAGGAACCCTCTGGAGACAGCGACACAAACTTCTCTCAACGAAGGAG GGTTCTGGTGATCATCAGCACTTTGGATGGAAGAATCGCAGCTCTGGATCCTCTAAACCAGGGACGCAAGCAGTGGGACCTGGATGTTGGCTCAGGATGTCTAGTCTCCTCTAGTCTCAGCAAACCTGAG ATTTTTGGGAATAAGATGTTCATTCCGTCTTTGGATGGAGCGTTGTTCCAGTGGAACAGGGATCGGGAGAGTATGGAGGCTGTCCCCTTCAGCGTCGAGTCCCTGTTGGACTCTTCGTACCGCATCGGAGAGGATACTGTGCTGGTGGGCGGCAAGTCCCTCACCACATATGGCCTAGGAGCATATAGTGGCAAG TTGAGGTATATTTGTTCGGCGGTGGGCTGTAGTCGGTGGGGGGATGAGGAAGGGGAGCCAGAGGACGTTCTGCTACTCCAGAGAACACAGAAAACTGTCAGAGCAGTGAGACCCCGCAACGGCTTTGAGAA ATGGAACTTCAGTGTGGGAAACTTTGAGCTGAAATTCGTCCCTGAGATTCAGTCCAACCTCAACTTCCTGGAGGGGGAGGCGACTAACGGGGAGACATGGCACGAGGTCCGACATCAAGCACAACGCGTGATCCAGGAGGAGAGCGACGCACAAACCAAAAATCATGCTAAAACGCATTCAAACTCGCACGCTCAGGTAGAAGGTTTAGATCTGGTCATCAAAGTCTCTGTGCCAGATTGGAAAGTCATGGCCTTCAGCACCAAACCAGAAGGACAACTGATCTGGGAACATCAG TTTTGCACACCCATTGCCTCTGCATGGCTGGTGGGGGGTGGCAAGGTGACGCCCATCAGTCTTTTTGATGACACGACCTACACCGCCAACTCTGATACTGAGACTCAGGATGACGATGACATCATGGAGGAGGCTCGGGGGGCCACGGAGTCCAGCGTTTACCTGG GGATGTTTCAGGGTCAGTTATACCTTCAGTCTTCTGTGAGAAACTCCGAGAAGTTTCCATCAAAACCCAAAGCTCTTAACGGACGCGGGAGCAACACGGATATGATACCACCGCCTACCGTCAAATGGAAACCCCTCATCC ACTCTCCCTCTCGTACTCCAGTCCTGGTGGGCTCTGAGGAGTTTGATAAGTGTCTGAATAATGATAAATTCTCTCATGAGGAATACAGCAATGGAGCACTGTCTATACTGCAGTACCCGTATG ATAACGGATACTACTTTCCATATAGTCCACGTTACCGCAGTCGGCGTGATGAGACGGCAATAAGTGTTTTGCTAAAGAAGGATGGCGAGAACTCTCAAATGAGAAGAAAAGACCCTGTGCTGCTCCTGCCGTGGTGGAAAGAGATTCTGGGTACCATCATCTTCTGCATCGCTGCCACCACCTACATCGTCCGCAAGTTCTTCCATCCACCCACAGCATACGTAcgg CAGCGGAAGGAGTCTGAGACACAGTGTCAGACTGACAGCAAGTTTGAATTGGACGGAAAAGAGCCTGAAGAAGTTGTCATCACCGAGACGCGTCCTAGTGAATACGTCTCAAG aTACCTGACAGACTTCGAGCCCGTTCAGTGTTTGGGTCGTGGTGGATTTGGTGTTGTGTTTGAGGCACGCAACAAAGTGGACGACTGCAACTATGCCATCAAGAGGATCCGCCTTCCCAACAG GGAGTTGGCTCGTGAGAAGGTCATGAGAGAAGTGAAGGCGCTCGCTAAGCTGGAACACCCAGGCATCATCCGTTACTTTAACGCTTGGCAGGAGAGTCCGCCTCAGGGCTGGCAGGAGGACATGGATAAACGCTGGCTTAAAGATGCCAG TACTGCTGACTGGCTGCTGAGCTCTCCCGAACACATGGAAGCATTCTCAGTCAAAGTTCCTGTGGCCACTCCCTCTCCGGTGGACTCCTCGTGCATGTGTGCGGCTGGCGGGGATACGAGCGTGTGCGCAGGGGATCAGGTGTGCGTGGACGGTCTGCTGCCGGACAGTATGATGTCAGAACGAGACAGCCAGGCCGATCCAGATGCTGTCCTGGAGGTCTCCAATTCCCCCCACTCCTTCGAGCTCTGCCCTCCCCGTACGGTCGCTCACGGCGACTGCACTTCATCCTCCTTCGATATCGTCTTTGAAGACTCAGGCTGTGAACACCAGGACAATGACAGCGACCTCAGCGGAAGTACACCTGTGCCACCTGCGTGCCCCTCACGATCTGGCTCCAAACCCCAGTGTTCATCTACAGGGCCACCCTCTTCCTCGCCTCCACGGCCCACCTCTCTGAACCTGGCTCCCAGCACCCCCTGCTCTGCCGTACGACCACCGCTCACACCTAAAGTCTACCTGTACATCCAGATGCAGCTGTGCAGGAAGGAGAACCTGAAAGACTGGATGGCACAGAGGTGTCTGCCCGAGCAGAGGGAGCACATGCAGTGTCTGGATATCTTCCTGCAGATTGCAGAGGCTGTGGATTTCTTGCATAGCAAGGGACTTATGCACAGGGATCTCAAG CCGTCTAATATCTTCTTCACCATGGATGACGTGGTGAAGGTGGGAGACTTCGGGCTGGTCACTTACATGGATCAGGAGGAAGATGATGAGGATTTGAGCACCCTCACACCGATGCCAGTCTACGCCCGGCACACCGGCCAAGTGGGCACTAAGCTCTACATGAGCCCTGAGCAG CTGTCTGGGAATTCTTACTCTCACAAGGTGGACATTTATTCGCTCGGCTTGATTCTCTTCGAGCTGCTCTATCCATTCCGCACACAGATGGAGAGAGTCAGG ACACTCACAGAAGTCAGAGCTCTACAGTTTCCTGTTGCTTTCTGTAGGGCTAATGTCCACGAA GCTCAGATGATACGCTGTATGCTCTCCCGAATACCCGCAGAGCGTCCCGAAGCCTCAGAAATCACAGAGGCCCCTCTGTTCCAGGAGCTGGAGGTGCCTTGCAGAATCCGACAACGTACTCGAACATACAGCGCGTCATCTGCAGGGCGACCTACACGACAGATATCCTCATCAAACTCAAACTAG